One Lysinibacillus sp. OF-1 DNA segment encodes these proteins:
- a CDS encoding aspartate aminotransferase family protein yields the protein MTNVTSPNWQVKDEQFVWHSMKPYNPNATMIVQSSKGAWITDIEGKRYLDAMAGLWCVNVGYGREDIAKVAYEQLLENTYTPLSVGHIPAIKLSEKISELLEDDYVVFFSNSGSEANEAAFKIARQYHQQKGHANRTKIISRYRAYHGSSMGALAATGQAQRKYKYEPLAPGFLHVTPPDTYRANEDHIKSKDPCALPSVQAIDHLMTWEMSDSIAAIIMEPIITGGGVLMPHDHYLQGVKTICEKHGALLIVDEVICGFGRTGKAFGFQNYGIQPDIVTMAKGLTSAYMPLSATAVRREIYEAFAGSEEYDFFRHVNTFGGSPAACAVALKNIEIMEREDLFAQSASLGATLLATLQEQLKEHPYVGDIRGKGLLIGVELVQDKDSKTPLDVTLVNKVIAQCKELGLIIGKNGVTVAGFNNVLTLSPPLIISSDEKDFIIEKFVQALQSIKL from the coding sequence GTGACTAATGTAACAAGCCCAAATTGGCAAGTGAAAGATGAACAATTTGTTTGGCACTCTATGAAGCCATACAATCCGAATGCAACGATGATTGTCCAATCGTCTAAAGGAGCATGGATTACCGACATTGAAGGAAAACGCTATTTAGATGCTATGGCTGGTTTATGGTGTGTGAATGTTGGCTATGGACGAGAGGACATTGCCAAAGTTGCCTATGAGCAATTGCTTGAAAATACGTATACACCATTATCTGTAGGGCATATCCCTGCCATTAAATTAAGCGAAAAAATTAGTGAGCTTTTAGAAGATGATTATGTCGTCTTTTTCTCCAATAGTGGCTCTGAAGCAAATGAGGCTGCCTTCAAAATCGCTAGACAATATCATCAACAAAAAGGTCATGCCAATCGAACGAAAATTATCTCTCGTTATCGTGCCTATCATGGGAGCTCAATGGGTGCTTTGGCAGCTACTGGACAAGCTCAGCGAAAATATAAATATGAGCCACTGGCACCTGGTTTTCTTCATGTCACACCGCCTGACACGTATCGTGCAAATGAAGACCATATTAAAAGTAAGGACCCTTGTGCATTACCATCCGTTCAAGCGATTGATCATCTTATGACATGGGAAATGTCCGATTCCATTGCAGCTATCATTATGGAGCCGATCATCACTGGTGGTGGCGTGCTTATGCCCCATGACCATTACTTACAAGGGGTCAAAACTATTTGTGAAAAGCATGGTGCATTGCTTATTGTCGATGAAGTAATTTGTGGTTTTGGACGTACTGGCAAAGCTTTTGGATTTCAAAATTACGGCATCCAGCCTGATATTGTGACAATGGCGAAAGGCTTAACAAGTGCTTATATGCCTCTGTCAGCTACAGCTGTTCGCCGTGAAATTTATGAGGCTTTTGCAGGGAGTGAGGAATATGACTTTTTCCGCCATGTCAACACATTCGGTGGATCACCAGCGGCATGTGCCGTAGCACTAAAAAATATTGAAATAATGGAGCGGGAAGATTTATTTGCCCAGTCCGCTTCGCTAGGAGCAACACTTCTGGCTACCTTACAGGAGCAATTAAAGGAACATCCATATGTTGGGGATATTCGTGGGAAAGGCTTATTGATTGGCGTTGAGCTTGTTCAAGATAAAGACAGCAAAACACCACTCGATGTTACGCTTGTAAACAAAGTGATTGCGCAATGTAAGGAACTCGGATTAATCATTGGGAAAAATGGTGTAACCGTTGCAGGTTTCAATAATGTATTGACATTATCTCCGCCACTGATTATCTCCTCAGATGAGAAAGATTTTATTATTGAAAAATTTGTGCAGGCATTACAATCTATTAAACTGTAG
- a CDS encoding PucR family transcriptional regulator gives MGTIRKIVEGVQFPMLTLVAGHSGTYRRVTGINVVESSDLIMFCRPNELVVTTGIHLDAQAASLEQLVKQAYTKKVAGFIINTGPFIPDIPEAVISFANQHDFPIFQMPWNYRIADLLKTTFQFIANHHQELSIEEKVLFNLLFHYKQNANTMKDQLAQLGFPHGRELAIITCTTIGTQASIDRYEVMMQFAFQNRYQRFLKLKHKNHLIFLIDKAQIITPNVPFSKVVEEIYEKITLKNGFLDIIIGKGNYYKELENARKSYDESLTVIHLAQLHNNRYLYKYQEIGAYKILMAVQNQPLMKSFSQDILGQLYRYDELHNTDYVPFLRIFVEENGSTSRISERQFIHRNTVLYKIKKIEMLLDMDLSNPFTKTNLYIAFLIEDVLTHQ, from the coding sequence ATGGGGACGATTCGTAAAATTGTAGAGGGTGTTCAATTCCCAATGCTCACATTAGTCGCTGGACATAGTGGTACGTATCGCAGAGTTACTGGTATTAACGTTGTGGAGAGCAGTGATTTAATCATGTTTTGTAGACCTAATGAATTAGTCGTCACAACAGGCATTCATTTAGATGCACAAGCAGCTTCCTTAGAACAGCTTGTCAAACAAGCCTACACCAAAAAAGTAGCTGGCTTTATCATTAATACAGGGCCTTTCATTCCTGATATTCCTGAAGCCGTCATCTCTTTCGCTAATCAACATGATTTCCCTATTTTTCAAATGCCATGGAATTATCGTATTGCCGATCTATTAAAAACTACTTTTCAATTTATTGCCAACCATCATCAAGAGCTCTCCATCGAAGAAAAGGTACTTTTCAATCTACTATTTCACTACAAACAAAACGCTAACACGATGAAAGATCAACTAGCACAGCTAGGATTTCCCCACGGGAGAGAATTAGCGATCATTACTTGCACAACCATTGGCACCCAAGCCTCTATTGACCGTTATGAGGTGATGATGCAATTCGCTTTTCAAAATCGCTATCAACGCTTCTTAAAATTAAAGCATAAAAATCACCTCATTTTTCTAATTGATAAAGCTCAAATCATAACACCGAATGTACCCTTCTCAAAAGTCGTGGAAGAAATCTATGAAAAAATCACCTTAAAAAACGGTTTCTTAGATATTATTATCGGAAAAGGGAACTATTATAAAGAGCTAGAAAATGCTCGTAAAAGCTATGATGAGTCATTAACTGTCATTCATTTAGCACAGCTTCATAACAACCGTTACTTATACAAATATCAAGAAATTGGTGCCTATAAAATACTTATGGCTGTGCAAAATCAGCCCTTGATGAAGTCTTTCAGTCAGGATATTTTAGGACAGCTTTATCGCTATGATGAATTGCACAACACAGATTACGTTCCTTTTTTACGCATATTTGTTGAGGAAAATGGCAGTACAAGTAGGATTAGTGAACGTCAATTTATTCATCGTAATACGGTTCTTTATAAAATAAAGAAAATCGAAATGCTATTGGACATGGACTTAAGTAATCCCTTTACGAAAACTAACCTGTATATTGCTTTTTTAATTGAGGATGTTTTAACACATCAGTAG
- a CDS encoding Zn-dependent hydrolase — MYKCNSRRLQELIEQFSQFGATDNGGVTRLSLSDEDVLARNYFCKCCEALGMNIQVDDMGNIYATLPGKKNVPPIVMGSHLDSVEKGGRFDGVLGVLTAIEAIRTIKENDIEVDIPLMIVNFTNEEGARFDPAMMSSGVITSKFDKEKMLQSTDKNGIRFQEALQASGYEGEQINRLKEALAYIELHIEQGPVLETKQREIGVVEGVLGMVCYEITITGQSNHAGTTPMSMRKDPMIVASTIMTELHEQLGKVDKQLVFTFGRMHVSPNIHTVIPNKVTFTIDSRHQKPEVMQLVEDILHALPETAGGCHIQPVKLWGRDTVHFDSAICNEVERACQSFGYSAHRMFSGAGHDAQYMASMVPSAMIFVPSIEGKSHCEEEETTFEDCAKGADILLETVLTLQTKFSLGETYTLH; from the coding sequence ATGTATAAATGTAATAGTAGACGATTGCAAGAGTTAATTGAACAATTTAGTCAATTTGGAGCCACTGACAATGGTGGTGTCACACGTTTGTCTCTTTCGGATGAGGACGTTTTAGCAAGAAACTATTTTTGTAAGTGTTGTGAGGCGTTAGGTATGAACATTCAGGTAGATGATATGGGGAATATTTATGCCACGCTTCCTGGGAAAAAGAATGTGCCGCCCATCGTTATGGGTTCCCATCTAGATTCTGTTGAAAAAGGTGGGAGATTTGATGGCGTGTTAGGCGTACTAACAGCTATCGAGGCCATTCGAACAATAAAGGAAAATGACATTGAAGTGGATATTCCACTCATGATTGTCAATTTCACGAACGAAGAGGGGGCACGTTTTGATCCAGCCATGATGAGTTCAGGGGTCATCACCTCGAAGTTTGATAAAGAAAAAATGCTGCAATCCACAGATAAAAATGGCATTCGCTTTCAAGAAGCATTACAAGCAAGTGGCTATGAAGGAGAGCAGATCAATCGTCTAAAAGAAGCACTGGCTTATATTGAATTGCATATTGAGCAAGGGCCAGTATTAGAGACAAAACAACGTGAGATTGGTGTTGTTGAAGGTGTACTAGGCATGGTCTGCTACGAAATCACCATTACGGGGCAATCGAATCACGCAGGGACAACGCCAATGTCAATGCGCAAAGATCCGATGATTGTTGCATCGACGATCATGACAGAGCTCCATGAGCAATTAGGCAAGGTGGATAAACAGCTTGTGTTTACCTTTGGTCGTATGCATGTTTCTCCAAATATTCATACAGTCATCCCGAATAAGGTGACATTTACCATTGATTCCCGTCACCAAAAGCCAGAGGTCATGCAATTGGTTGAGGATATTCTCCATGCACTTCCAGAGACAGCAGGCGGATGCCATATTCAGCCTGTCAAGCTATGGGGAAGAGATACCGTGCATTTCGATAGCGCCATTTGCAATGAAGTAGAAAGAGCATGTCAAAGCTTTGGTTACTCAGCTCATCGTATGTTTAGCGGCGCTGGTCATGATGCACAGTATATGGCAAGTATGGTTCCTTCCGCGATGATTTTTGTCCCAAGTATCGAAGGCAAGAGTCATTGTGAAGAAGAGGAAACAACCTTTGAGGATTGTGCAAAGGGAGCAGATATTCTACTAGAAACGGTGTTAACGCTACAAACAAAGTTTAGTCTGGGCGAGACATATACACTGCATTAA
- the hydA gene encoding dihydropyrimidinase, with protein MKKIIKGGRVATAADVFEADILIDNGKIVQIGQNLTDANAEIIDATGKYVLPGGIDPHTHLDMPFNNTVTDDDWKSGTIAAAYGGTTTILDFCLTAGEEKLSTAVEKWHDKAKGKSAIDYGFHLMIGDLTPETEAELPKLLEQEGITSVKVFMAYAKEFQATDRTLFKAFKIAKDLGAVVMVHCENGSVIDELVEEARRAGHKEPIYHALTRPAELEGEATKRAIELAHIAGAKLYVVHVTCKEAVDEIIAAREKGYDVYGETCPPYLTLDQSALAQPGFEGAKYVWSPPLRPKYHQEHLWHALKAKQLQTIGSDQCSFSFKGKKQLGLNDFSKIPNGGPFIEDRFSILYSEGVAKGRISIHEFVDMISTSAAKIFGLFPQKGTIAIGSDADIVIFDPEAKRQISAKTHHMNVDYNPYEGWEVTGEPVSVLVRGKYVIKNKEFVGILGSGQYIKRPLRTVVAEALNI; from the coding sequence ATGAAAAAAATCATTAAAGGTGGACGAGTTGCAACTGCTGCTGACGTATTTGAGGCAGATATTTTAATTGATAACGGTAAAATTGTTCAGATTGGACAAAATTTAACGGATGCTAATGCTGAAATAATTGATGCAACAGGTAAGTACGTATTACCTGGTGGCATTGATCCCCATACGCATTTAGATATGCCATTCAATAATACGGTGACAGATGATGATTGGAAATCAGGTACAATTGCAGCGGCCTATGGTGGGACAACTACTATTTTAGATTTCTGTTTAACAGCTGGGGAAGAAAAATTGTCTACAGCGGTGGAGAAATGGCATGACAAGGCTAAAGGAAAGTCAGCTATTGATTATGGTTTCCACCTAATGATTGGCGACTTAACACCTGAAACGGAAGCTGAATTACCTAAGCTACTGGAGCAAGAGGGCATTACCTCTGTAAAAGTCTTTATGGCGTATGCAAAAGAATTCCAAGCAACAGATCGTACTTTATTTAAAGCCTTTAAAATCGCTAAAGATCTTGGTGCTGTGGTGATGGTACATTGTGAGAATGGCTCTGTTATTGATGAGCTGGTAGAAGAAGCTCGACGTGCTGGTCATAAGGAACCCATTTATCATGCACTGACTCGTCCAGCCGAATTAGAGGGAGAGGCAACAAAGCGTGCCATCGAATTAGCCCATATTGCTGGAGCAAAGCTCTATGTGGTGCATGTGACATGTAAAGAAGCAGTGGATGAAATTATTGCTGCTCGTGAAAAAGGCTATGACGTCTATGGTGAAACTTGTCCGCCATATTTAACACTCGATCAATCAGCCTTAGCACAGCCAGGCTTTGAGGGAGCCAAATATGTATGGTCGCCACCACTTCGTCCGAAGTATCATCAAGAGCATTTATGGCATGCATTAAAGGCGAAACAGCTTCAGACCATTGGCTCAGATCAATGCTCCTTTAGCTTTAAGGGCAAAAAGCAGCTAGGCTTAAATGATTTCTCGAAAATTCCAAATGGCGGGCCATTCATTGAAGATCGATTCAGTATTTTATATTCGGAGGGTGTAGCAAAGGGGAGAATTTCAATCCATGAATTTGTGGATATGATTTCTACTAGTGCGGCAAAAATATTTGGCTTATTCCCGCAAAAAGGAACGATTGCGATTGGTTCTGATGCGGATATCGTTATTTTTGACCCAGAGGCAAAACGCCAAATTTCGGCTAAAACGCATCATATGAATGTTGACTATAACCCATATGAAGGCTGGGAAGTGACAGGGGAGCCTGTTAGTGTCCTAGTCCGAGGGAAATATGTCATTAAAAATAAAGAATTTGTAGGCATACTTGGCAGTGGACAATACATTAAACGTCCATTAAGAACAGTAGTTGCGGAAGCGTTAAATATTTAG
- a CDS encoding NAD(P)-dependent oxidoreductase, whose protein sequence is MVPIQENAMTIQLRRNFMELKGKMTKNEAIEEANRCLYCYDAPCIKACPTSIQIPNFIKKIASGNMKGSATTILEANPIGASCARVCPTEELCEGACVLNSSTKPIKIGELQRYATDWAMETNAQLFQPGQHNGQKVAIIGAGPAGLSAARELSRLGYHVTIYEAEAKAGGLGSYGIVAFRLPNEVVDWEVDQIEQLGVDIQTNTAVGVDITAAEILAQYDSVILAVGMGAVPNLGIKGEELEGVHDAIDFVRKTKMGPLTNDIVGKRVAVIGAGNTAIDGATSAVRLGADNVQILYRRTQKEMTAYKFEYEFAKQDGVEFKWLTAPKKIIGNEAGKVTGIECVKMKLGEAGADGRQRPEEVEGSNFIIEVDAVIKAIGQTRFVSLIEAFGLAHTNGVVDIDETTMQTSHDKVFACGDVVFGNGQGEAMVVTAVQQGKDAAYKIHERLRKPSEIA, encoded by the coding sequence ATGGTTCCGATTCAAGAAAACGCGATGACCATACAGCTTAGACGTAATTTCATGGAATTAAAAGGAAAGATGACAAAGAATGAGGCTATTGAGGAAGCCAATCGTTGTCTATATTGCTATGACGCTCCATGTATTAAAGCCTGTCCAACAAGTATTCAAATCCCGAATTTCATAAAAAAAATTGCATCTGGTAATATGAAGGGTTCTGCTACGACTATATTAGAAGCAAATCCTATTGGTGCAAGCTGTGCGAGGGTTTGTCCAACAGAAGAACTATGTGAAGGGGCGTGTGTCTTAAATTCTTCAACAAAGCCAATTAAAATTGGTGAGTTACAGCGTTATGCAACGGATTGGGCAATGGAAACAAATGCCCAGCTATTCCAACCAGGCCAGCATAATGGACAGAAAGTAGCCATTATTGGAGCAGGCCCTGCTGGTTTATCGGCAGCACGTGAACTCAGCCGCTTAGGCTATCATGTAACGATTTATGAGGCGGAGGCAAAGGCTGGAGGTTTAGGTAGCTATGGCATTGTAGCGTTCCGTTTACCAAATGAAGTTGTAGATTGGGAAGTGGACCAAATTGAACAGCTCGGTGTGGACATTCAAACCAATACAGCTGTAGGTGTGGATATTACAGCAGCTGAAATTTTGGCGCAATATGACAGTGTGATATTAGCTGTCGGTATGGGGGCTGTGCCGAATCTGGGCATTAAAGGTGAAGAACTAGAAGGTGTACATGATGCCATTGACTTTGTGCGAAAAACAAAAATGGGACCGCTTACAAATGATATTGTAGGAAAACGAGTAGCTGTGATTGGAGCAGGAAATACAGCCATTGATGGTGCTACAAGTGCAGTGCGCTTAGGTGCTGACAATGTGCAAATTCTGTACAGAAGAACGCAAAAAGAAATGACAGCGTACAAATTTGAATATGAATTTGCTAAGCAGGATGGCGTGGAATTTAAATGGCTAACTGCACCGAAGAAAATTATTGGCAATGAAGCGGGCAAGGTGACAGGCATTGAATGTGTGAAAATGAAGCTTGGTGAGGCTGGTGCTGATGGGAGACAACGACCAGAAGAAGTTGAAGGCTCCAATTTTATCATCGAAGTGGATGCGGTGATTAAAGCCATTGGACAAACGCGTTTTGTATCGTTAATTGAAGCCTTTGGTTTAGCCCATACAAATGGGGTTGTCGATATTGATGAAACGACAATGCAAACGTCTCATGACAAAGTATTTGCTTGTGGAGATGTTGTCTTTGGTAATGGACAGGGGGAAGCGATGGTGGTGACCGCTGTACAACAAGGAAAAGATGCAGCATACAAGATTCATGAACGTTTAAGAAAACCAAGTGAGATTGCATAA
- the preA gene encoding NAD-dependent dihydropyrimidine dehydrogenase subunit PreA: MADLRINLAGIKSPNPFWLASAPPTNSGYQVQRAFEAGWGGAVWKTLGEPILNVSSRFAAVSFNGQRVAGFNNIELITDRPLEVNLQEIYETKKRFPNHAIIASLMVEPKQEKWHEIVKRVEDVGVDGLELNFGCPHGMAERGMGSASGQVPELVEKQTYWVKEAARTPVIVKLTPNITDITVTAEAATRGGADAVSMINTINSLAGVDLDSWNTVPNVAGKGAHGGYCGPAVKPIALNMVAECARNPLVNVPISGIGGISNWQDAAEFILMGATGVQVCTAAMHHGFSIVEDMIDGLNNYLDDKGLASVMDLVGRSVQRYSSWGDLDLNYKIVAEINNDVCINCNKCHIACEDTSHQCIDLYTEGDRPMLKVREEDCVGCNLCSIVCPVDGAITMVERPSTIPPMTWNERQALLSSLSK; encoded by the coding sequence ATGGCTGACTTACGCATTAATTTAGCGGGTATCAAATCACCTAATCCATTTTGGCTAGCATCCGCACCACCAACGAATTCAGGTTATCAAGTACAGCGTGCATTTGAAGCAGGCTGGGGTGGTGCTGTTTGGAAAACATTGGGGGAACCAATTTTAAATGTGTCCTCTCGTTTTGCAGCAGTTAGTTTTAATGGTCAACGTGTCGCAGGTTTCAACAATATTGAGTTAATTACAGATCGACCATTAGAAGTAAATTTACAAGAAATATATGAGACGAAAAAGAGATTTCCGAATCATGCGATTATTGCCTCGTTAATGGTAGAGCCAAAGCAGGAAAAGTGGCATGAAATTGTGAAACGCGTAGAAGATGTGGGGGTTGATGGTCTTGAGCTTAACTTTGGTTGTCCACATGGGATGGCAGAACGAGGCATGGGTTCTGCCTCTGGTCAAGTCCCTGAGTTGGTGGAAAAACAAACGTACTGGGTAAAGGAAGCAGCGCGTACACCTGTTATTGTGAAGCTAACACCAAACATTACAGATATTACTGTAACGGCGGAGGCAGCGACAAGAGGTGGAGCAGATGCAGTTAGTATGATTAATACGATTAATAGTTTAGCAGGTGTCGATTTAGATTCGTGGAATACAGTACCTAATGTAGCTGGCAAAGGGGCACATGGTGGCTATTGTGGTCCAGCAGTTAAACCGATTGCCCTCAATATGGTTGCAGAATGTGCCCGTAATCCATTAGTCAATGTACCGATTTCGGGCATTGGTGGTATCTCGAACTGGCAAGATGCAGCAGAGTTTATTTTAATGGGTGCCACAGGCGTCCAAGTATGTACAGCAGCGATGCATCATGGTTTTAGTATTGTGGAGGATATGATTGATGGACTGAATAATTATTTAGATGATAAAGGCCTAGCTTCGGTCATGGATTTAGTAGGTCGCTCTGTGCAAAGATATTCAAGCTGGGGTGATTTGGATTTAAATTATAAAATTGTTGCAGAAATTAATAATGATGTTTGTATCAATTGTAATAAGTGCCATATTGCGTGCGAGGATACTTCCCATCAATGTATTGATCTCTATACAGAGGGTGATCGTCCAATGCTAAAGGTTCGTGAGGAAGACTGTGTCGGCTGTAACCTATGCTCCATTGTTTGTCCTGTCGACGGTGCCATTACAATGGTAGAACGTCCATCAACGATTCCGCCAATGACATGGAATGAACGTCAAGCCCTTCTGAGCAGTCTGTCAAAATAA
- a CDS encoding NCS1 family transporter, with amino-acid sequence MEREGNYLKSPDLLPVTHQQRNIGTFGFAVIWIGMAIVLAAFAIGGSAIMNLSLPMVIVATLVGSCLIGVFMTLIGDIGIEHGLSFPVYMRAPFGTFGTHIPSLVRGVTAACWFGLNTYFGALAINGILNLMFGFNNWFICFLVFAALQLFNTSLGIKSIERFADLAAPVIILISCWMYYTLADSATSQGKNIWTWVETPTTGIAAFTAFMVVVMANMGFWATLAADMPSLSRFFKAPKNERNWFKRNKTQLVGSLIVMPITNTFIVAIGAVCYMAVASADPINALQQSASGFILGILLLMIVLAQWSTNTSANVVPAATIFSNIGGPKVPFWVGVVIAGIIGIIAQPWSLFDVMVNVLLIIGGILTAIVGILFADYYLIRKRRVHVKELYELDGQFKYYKGFNMAGLIAWVIGGAVANIFATYSSLVGFVVGAAVYYVLAKYWWFKKYPQAELEDPSDAKYLGITVGHNLDELFGQPASAPTSALEEEELVEQPDPLLEMKGAE; translated from the coding sequence ATGGAACGTGAAGGGAATTATTTGAAATCCCCAGATTTACTTCCAGTGACACATCAACAAAGAAATATTGGAACATTTGGTTTTGCAGTGATTTGGATTGGCATGGCGATTGTTCTAGCGGCTTTTGCCATTGGTGGCTCAGCCATTATGAACTTATCACTACCAATGGTTATTGTAGCAACATTGGTAGGCTCTTGTTTAATCGGTGTCTTTATGACGTTAATTGGTGATATAGGAATTGAGCATGGGCTATCATTCCCAGTCTATATGCGTGCACCTTTTGGCACATTCGGTACACATATACCTTCCCTTGTACGTGGTGTCACAGCTGCTTGTTGGTTTGGTCTTAATACGTATTTCGGTGCTTTAGCGATAAATGGTATTTTAAATTTAATGTTTGGCTTTAATAATTGGTTTATCTGTTTCCTTGTATTTGCTGCTCTTCAACTTTTTAATACATCCCTAGGGATTAAATCCATTGAGCGCTTTGCTGATTTAGCAGCACCTGTCATTATTTTAATTTCTTGTTGGATGTACTACACATTAGCAGATAGTGCAACGTCACAAGGAAAAAATATTTGGACGTGGGTGGAAACCCCAACAACAGGCATTGCTGCTTTTACCGCTTTTATGGTAGTCGTGATGGCAAATATGGGCTTTTGGGCAACACTCGCAGCCGATATGCCTTCCCTATCTCGTTTCTTTAAGGCACCTAAAAATGAGCGAAATTGGTTTAAACGTAATAAAACACAGCTTGTTGGCTCATTAATTGTTATGCCAATTACCAATACATTCATTGTCGCAATTGGAGCAGTTTGTTATATGGCTGTTGCATCGGCTGATCCGATCAACGCCCTACAACAAAGTGCAAGCGGCTTTATTTTAGGTATTTTATTGTTGATGATTGTGTTAGCGCAATGGTCGACTAATACCTCTGCCAATGTTGTGCCAGCTGCGACGATTTTCTCTAATATTGGCGGTCCTAAAGTACCGTTTTGGGTAGGGGTTGTCATTGCAGGAATTATTGGTATTATTGCACAGCCTTGGAGCCTATTTGATGTGATGGTCAATGTCCTATTAATAATTGGCGGTATTTTAACGGCCATTGTAGGTATTTTATTTGCTGATTATTACCTAATTCGTAAACGCCGTGTTCATGTTAAAGAGCTTTATGAGTTAGATGGGCAATTTAAATATTATAAGGGCTTTAATATGGCCGGGTTAATTGCCTGGGTCATTGGGGGAGCGGTCGCGAATATTTTTGCAACTTATTCCTCTTTAGTAGGATTTGTTGTTGGAGCGGCTGTATATTATGTATTAGCGAAGTATTGGTGGTTTAAAAAGTATCCACAGGCGGAGCTAGAAGACCCGAGTGATGCCAAATATTTAGGCATTACAGTCGGGCATAATTTGGATGAACTATTTGGGCAACCAGCATCTGCTCCAACGTCGGCCCTAGAGGAGGAAGAACTTGTGGAGCAACCAGATCCTCTGTTAGAAATGAAGGGCGCCGAGTAA
- a CDS encoding FtsW/RodA/SpoVE family cell cycle protein, whose translation MLHFNKLDKSLVISLMLLGMISCLFVHSSSTVFEQYSSSFIIKQFIYYIIGFLTMYGIAILDIEQLKKIGWPFYWIMVLLTFSLFIAPESIARTINEAKRWYQIPLLGSFQPSEFLKFAFLIVVSKVIVAHREKYERPTFFTDMRLLFIIAIISLPPMLAVYKQPDTGMVMLYMSMILPMIFFSGIQRKLLVIFTAVPLSIISVVVLLYIKSHDFFTDKILNKLSGHQISRIHGWLQPYEYPDSSYQTRQGFLAIGTGEFTGKGYMNNNVYVVEKHTDFIFANIAEELGFIGGSFIIALLFFVIYRIVVITVQARDPFMTLMGAGISSLLAFQITQNIGMTIGLLPVTGMTLPFLSYGGSSLISNFMLMGIVMIIYKSYSGYMFKATKE comes from the coding sequence ATGTTACATTTCAATAAATTGGATAAAAGTTTAGTAATTAGCTTGATGCTACTAGGTATGATTAGTTGTCTCTTTGTCCATTCCAGTAGTACGGTGTTCGAACAGTATTCAAGCTCATTTATTATAAAGCAGTTTATTTATTACATAATCGGATTTTTAACTATGTATGGGATAGCCATACTTGATATTGAACAGCTTAAAAAAATTGGCTGGCCGTTTTATTGGATAATGGTGTTATTAACATTTAGCTTATTCATTGCACCTGAAAGTATAGCTAGAACTATAAACGAGGCGAAGCGCTGGTACCAAATTCCTTTGCTAGGATCATTTCAGCCGTCAGAGTTTTTAAAGTTCGCCTTTTTAATCGTTGTCAGCAAGGTTATCGTCGCACATCGAGAGAAATACGAACGTCCTACCTTTTTCACGGATATGAGGCTTCTCTTCATAATTGCTATTATATCTCTTCCACCGATGCTCGCCGTTTACAAGCAACCTGATACAGGCATGGTCATGCTTTATATGTCGATGATTTTACCAATGATTTTCTTTTCAGGTATACAAAGAAAATTGCTTGTCATCTTTACAGCCGTCCCTCTATCAATTATTAGTGTTGTGGTACTTTTATATATAAAATCCCACGATTTTTTTACAGATAAAATTTTAAATAAATTATCAGGGCATCAAATTTCTCGAATTCATGGTTGGTTACAGCCATATGAATATCCAGATTCTTCTTATCAAACGAGGCAGGGGTTTTTAGCAATTGGTACAGGTGAGTTTACTGGGAAAGGATACATGAACAATAATGTTTATGTCGTGGAGAAACATACTGATTTTATTTTTGCGAATATTGCCGAAGAGCTAGGCTTTATTGGAGGATCATTTATAATTGCACTTTTATTTTTTGTTATTTACCGTATTGTTGTTATTACAGTACAAGCAAGAGACCCATTTATGACACTGATGGGTGCAGGAATTTCTAGCTTATTGGCCTTCCAAATTACCCAAAATATTGGTATGACCATTGGGCTTCTACCAGTAACTGGTATGACACTGCCATTTTTAAGCTATGGTGGAAGTTCACTAATATCAAATTTTATGCTAATGGGTATTGTGATGATTATCTACAAATCTTATAGCGGCTATATGTTTAAAGCAACAAAAGAATAA